In a single window of the Flavivirga spongiicola genome:
- a CDS encoding IS982 family transposase has product MISKDKVTEIFCSIDDFCKEFVPLFEKRLLGVGKKRKRASRLSLSEVMTIQVLFHLSRIRDFKTFYTGYVKEYLVGYFPDTVSYNRMVELCSESMLPLLAYLKTQGTGSCSGISFIDSTPLRVCHNRRIHSHKVFDVIAQRGQCSIGWFFGFKLHIVTNDSGHIIDFLITPGNKDDRTPLRLENFIAKLWGKLYGDKGYIGKELFTELFSNGIHLVTKLKKNMKTKLLTPMYDVVMLRKRAIVESIIDQLKNIFQIEHSRYRSPVNFFTNVCSGLIAYNFTEKKPSLNINFVRTDQLCLNL; this is encoded by the coding sequence ATGATATCTAAAGATAAAGTTACCGAAATATTTTGTTCCATCGACGATTTTTGCAAGGAATTTGTACCATTATTTGAAAAACGCCTTTTAGGAGTCGGTAAAAAACGTAAAAGAGCCTCAAGATTATCCCTTTCCGAGGTTATGACCATTCAGGTTTTGTTCCATCTATCTAGGATTAGAGATTTTAAAACATTTTATACCGGATATGTCAAAGAGTACCTTGTTGGCTATTTTCCTGATACGGTCAGCTACAACCGTATGGTAGAACTTTGCTCTGAGAGTATGCTGCCTCTTTTAGCATATCTGAAAACCCAAGGTACGGGCTCTTGTTCCGGGATTAGTTTTATAGATTCAACGCCTTTACGCGTTTGTCACAACAGGCGTATACACAGCCATAAGGTGTTCGATGTCATTGCCCAAAGAGGGCAATGTTCCATTGGTTGGTTCTTTGGCTTCAAACTCCACATTGTTACCAATGATAGTGGGCATATCATCGATTTTTTAATTACACCGGGGAATAAAGATGACAGGACGCCTCTCAGATTGGAGAATTTTATCGCAAAGTTATGGGGCAAACTCTATGGGGACAAGGGGTATATTGGAAAAGAGCTCTTTACAGAACTATTCTCTAATGGTATACACTTGGTAACAAAACTTAAAAAGAATATGAAAACTAAACTTTTAACTCCTATGTACGATGTGGTCATGCTTAGGAAAAGGGCTATCGTGGAGTCTATAATTGACCAGCTCAAGAATATATTCCAGATTGAGCACTCAAGATATAGAAGCCCCGTGAACTTCTTTACAAATGTGTGTTCTGGACTGATAGCCTATAACTTCACAGAGAAAAAGCCTAGCCTAAACATCAATTTTGTTAGAACCGATCAACTTTGTCTTAACTTATAG
- a CDS encoding lipopolysaccharide biosynthesis protein — MGQEIFRLLSVFKRPLAANITLLIRSFWIIFSLVNFIFTEQIEMHLYFQLWAVSSFIALIVGGFFLTKNIEFKKIIKTKVDYREIKKGVKISFLFLISSLCTQTILLSGRFFLDYFDGKAIVGVYTFFSQFINVIEVIVYNLVVMMIFPHMLETAYKDKIKFTEYVVAFKKKTIIILVFCTIGLGFGMPYLVEFMDKPLADNNLISFYILLLAAIFYNISLMAHYILFSYGKDKIILYASLSAVILNLTLNYFLTESLGLLGIAISYLSAMLVILIIKVYYKARFNKNSYENIDIGKQK, encoded by the coding sequence TTGGGGCAAGAAATATTTAGGCTTTTGTCGGTTTTCAAAAGGCCATTAGCTGCTAATATTACGCTATTAATAAGAAGTTTTTGGATTATTTTTTCGTTAGTAAATTTTATTTTTACAGAACAAATTGAAATGCATTTATATTTTCAACTATGGGCAGTGTCTTCTTTTATTGCTCTAATAGTTGGGGGTTTTTTCTTGACAAAAAATATTGAATTTAAAAAGATAATTAAGACTAAAGTGGATTATAGGGAAATTAAAAAGGGAGTAAAAATTTCTTTTCTGTTTTTAATTTCTTCTTTATGTACTCAAACCATACTTTTATCAGGTCGTTTTTTTCTCGATTATTTTGATGGGAAAGCAATTGTTGGGGTCTATACCTTCTTTTCACAATTTATCAATGTAATAGAAGTCATTGTATACAATTTAGTGGTAATGATGATTTTCCCTCATATGCTAGAAACAGCATATAAGGATAAAATTAAGTTTACGGAATATGTTGTGGCATTTAAAAAAAAGACAATTATAATTTTAGTTTTTTGTACTATAGGGCTTGGGTTTGGAATGCCTTATTTAGTTGAATTTATGGATAAGCCGTTGGCAGACAACAACCTTATATCATTTTATATTTTGTTATTAGCAGCAATATTTTATAACATATCTTTGATGGCACACTACATTTTGTTTTCTTATGGAAAAGACAAGATTATTCTGTATGCATCTTTATCTGCTGTAATTCTAAATTTAACTCTTAATTATTTTTTAACAGAAAGTCTGGGTTTATTAGGAATAGCTATTTCCTATTTGTCTGCTATGCTAGTAATATTAATAATAAAAGTATATTATAAAGCCAGATTTAATAAAAACAGTTATGAAAATATTGATATTGGAAAGCAGAAGTAA